The Syngnathus typhle isolate RoL2023-S1 ecotype Sweden linkage group LG6, RoL_Styp_1.0, whole genome shotgun sequence genome has a window encoding:
- the LOC133155552 gene encoding uncharacterized protein LOC133155552 isoform X1, whose translation MLITMLTAMYVMVRVVQSIGDHFGHQQEPLPYMVSQPLPWQVHSVSHSRRSSKAEELDGFRRNSMGVYRKYSNASNGTCCSEVLGPPPLSPVDKAAATIQTHFRKFQQKKLKNGK comes from the exons ATGTTGATCACCATGCTAACGGCCATGTACGTGATGGTCCGAGTCGTGCAATCG ATAGGAGACCACTTTGGTCACCAGCAGGAGCCTCTGCCATACATGGTGTCCCAGCCTTTGCCCTGGCAGGTGCATTCCGTGTCACACAGCCGCAGAAGCAGCAAAGCAGAGGAG CTGGATGGCTTCAGAAGGAACAGCATGGGTGTGTACAGAAAGT ACTCCAACGCCAGTAACGGCACGTGCTGCAGTGAAGTGCTAGGGCCGCCCCCCCTCAGCCCCGTGGACAAGGCCGCGGCCACCATCCAGACTCACTTCAGGAAGTTTCAGCAGAAGAAGTTAAAGAATGGCAAATAG
- the si:dkey-202l22.6 gene encoding interferon-induced very large GTPase 1 translates to MSTKLSKRLSSKRKKPPKNKAEVLIQLGLKAFYPSQLEPASILDLSTWTLDNRTPREPDDLPKSFLHRLWLLRPDARSTCCAALSDTLASPSEKVDGFRSTTINPLDLVTTVFLCANTFLQQEITAHMLQCQFAVPLILPHVDDEEPSSFLLWPLRGVVRQWRPDTEKVQEAVLASTPMPIISCVRLGSCRVSKSEVLNHVMGSGTFLHEGMEGGRLPRSLSNGLVEAAWYLPTGNSHTDIFPVPVVFSNLRGDASTHENCLYFLSQASSAVIVFCDNPEEKTKQLLASCNVMASKLILIDLAETENWKDRSVKFVSDSLQETTALPDASIISGKALNAENLANVLCDTVKRLLPDLRLVTLEEAAKLAVTVGLHCDEGTVCKKNMGRAEDVLKGLHEGPEVFRQKQLPLQGALWSRLAEIEKDESRKNKERKELDPRLQNEKKDIMGRLSRYKKTSSMKHFTNALSTPDKAERMYFLNWMRVKLRLLQMQKQINLKDLLSQKTMEKNGIPEHPDLPSVANDDVDDSDSFYTDSTFQGGDVETVPDTNQEVADSGKEVGSKLIFQTQNNVRSENDYEDKTSSAKEQTWQEMLVKDEEIASVHSCLRRLTQRRAKNLEVNDFESDLALEPSENKGTESLQNEFPISKDKPGSLLLETGTLDVQGTQFSASTIQESSRDEQSYQDAFVGDQTSARSFLLRFKKRHNLQVTDSEREEGFQTQKQQPGEKATLENDAEEQIVQNPFVEDKAITFAKPFLLELEQFTDEDLEVVDSESEIAFEHSFQIPANDKSESLPNGHCDSSNEEILSEGEKSSAFRDAESLDGSEATSQETFSAKGPQAASTEGQVEFSLGLEHFLREMGLIFELAHISPGSGSHNELRLPNLAADLLLSGIPLELMDGDASNIPKHWLGNVLAEIKHRFPRERLKVLTSLGVHQARNAEILSALFGVTFPDGCKSSAKGLYMVSLQVPPKFKKKLNCDFLLLMDVEGLCSSTDGQLSTWVRDNEMATVAAGMSDVLIQNLCSRSASELETNLTLAVNALLRIRECGSVPICKALVQDDGINTSLEATQLQRVSNILKTGERTLGDADNMIDHSKKSIPYVRPWYNEPISKSVDSEHSEVMLKLKRTMFAALKEAVPPSKICAWQDLLARLCFVWDAVKSESFSVSLQNKDIGMALSIFCAEIFQWEESLWEHMEGWLTQATKTIHSTEPDATDPSSQNDFLCELQYEARREVKREVNKHKSHLKGALKENKLDDDVTILKSILFSKMMELEERVTTTTIERLERINEEHFSSTQHNRMETVLELEQNARVQKLLDSSGSENHFVKDETLEEEFEDAWKESLSKFDFRPSETDDITQRVSRLLTANICSQGLQKHSYKLMDFGQNQATFFRVHDEYFGYSSRMKNLFENNKSPKVKAQQLACNVMEHYKQFVDEKVSLPQDFSDSYITELLEMIDKTLQEAQLEIKTAFGVDLKVFVCNAACRDFQKVHNRFAKDGELLKSIKGKKSVLTADFIYQFRKRDQRQKLARRFISDIIQPIVMDYVYEPLGMQIAEEIQSKAPKHLSPQAFHKSLLEEIIMKDQFESFTEYLFSYDTFRLRKIQETVVTHLSDWNVNTWRLQRLGEIVGNVASAVSQVTVGDSQVLSDTKPILKQVCLVLEDSGDTCIPWESLEGPLYSITTEWDHFVTYFMELLAELRLNLAQAFSQHMSGDQLLDRLPTQPRDCLFNKLKGCHARCPACSAPCEVEQTGHELHETLLHRPKCMSEPTSLISPESTNLDNLEAQDITVACWQLQDLHPDWNLSTKEASSSPYWRYALARFSERLAKKYNQKPPVIPEEWKAITKKEALDSLRDDGLLSGQP, encoded by the exons ATGTCAACCAAACTTTCAAAGAGGCTGAGCAGCAAGAGGAAAA AGCCCCCGAAGAACAAGGCTGAAGTTCTCATCCAACTTGGTCTAAAGGCTTTCTATCCCTCCCAACTGGAACCAGCGTCAATATTGGACCTCAGTACTTGGACCCTGGACAACCGTACACCTCGGGAACCCGATGATCTGCCAAAATCTTTCCTTCATAGACTTTGGCTGCTGCGCCCAGATGCtcgaagtacttgctgcgcagCCCTCTCAGATACTCTGGCGAGTCCTTCCGAGAAGGTTGATGGATTCCGCTCAACTACCATCAACCCTCTTGATCTGGTGACTACTGTTTTTTTATGTGCTAACACTTTCCTTCAGCAGGAGATAACAGCACATATGCTGCAATGCCAGTTTGCCGTGCCCCTGATTCTTCCGCATGTAGATGATGAAGAACCCAGTAGCTTTCTGCTTTGGCCTTTGAGAGGGGTCGTGAGACAATGGAGGCCCGACACTGAAAAAGTTCAAGAGGCAGTTTTGGCAAGTACACCCATGCCAATCATCTCGTGTGTGAGGCTTGGTTCCTGTCGTGTCTCAAAGTCCGAGGTGCTGAATCATGTCATGGGCAGTGGAACGTTCCTCCACGAAGGGATGGAAGGAGGACGATTACCTCGAAGCCTCTCCAACGGTCTTGTCGAGGCTGCATGGTATCTTCCAACAGGAAACTCTCACACAGACATTTTTCCAGTTCCAGTGGTCTTCTCAAATCTCCGGGGAGATGCAAGCACACATGAGAATTGCCTCTACTTTCTGAGCCAAGCGTCTTCGGCCGTTATTGTTTTCTGTGACAATCCtgaggagaaaacaaaacaacttctCGCCTCCTGCAACGTAATGGCAAGCAAGCTCATTTTGATTGACCTGGCTGAGACTGAGAATTGGAAGGACAGATCAGTGAAGTTTGTCAGTGATAGCCTTCAGGAGACGACAGCTCTTCCAGACGCATCGATCATCTCAGGAAAAGCTTTGAATGCAGAGAACCTTGCGAATGTTCTTTGTGATACCGTCAAGCGTTTGCTACCAGACTTGAGACTCGTAACACTCGAAGAAGCAGCAAAGTTAGCAGTGACGGTCGGGCTTCATTGCGACGAAGGGACGgtctgtaaaaaaaacatgggcAGAGCAGAAGATGTTCTGAAAGGTTTACATGAGGGACCTGAGGTGTTCAGGCAGAAGCAACTTCCGCTACAAGGTGCTTTGTGGAGCCGATTGGCTGAAATTGAGAAAGATGAAAGTCGAaagaacaaagaaagaaaagagcttGATCCACGATtgcaaaatgagaaaaaagaCATCATGGGTCGTTTGAGCAGATACAAAAAGACTTCATCCATGAAGCATTTCACAAATGCTCTTTCAACTCCAGATAAAGCTGAGAGAATGTACTTCCTCAATTGGATGAGGGTGAAACTTCGACTACTCCAgatgcaaaaacaaatcaacCTCAAAGATCTGCTAAGTCAGAAGACAATGGAGAAAAACGGCATTCCTGAGCACCCGGACCTTCCGAGTGTCGCTAACGATGACGTGGATGATAGCGACAGTTTTTAcacagattcaacatttcagggTGGGGACGTCGAGACGGTTCCAGATACCAATCAGGAAGTTGCGGACTCAGGGAAAGAAGTCGGTTCAAAGCTTATTTTCCAAACACAAAACAATGTCAGATCAGAGAATGACTATGAGGACAAGACTTCCTCTGCAAAGGAACAAACGTGGCAAGAAATGTTGGTCAAAGATGAGGAAATAGCATCTGTACATTCATGTTTGCGTAGGCTGACgcaaagaagagctaagaatcTGGAGGTcaacgattttgagagtgactTGGCTTTGGAGCCTAGTGAAAACAAAGGAACAGAGTCTCTGCAAAATGAATTTCCAATTTCAAAAGACAAACCAGGTTCTTTGTTGTTGGAAACTGGAACCTTAGACGTTCAAGGGACTCAATTTAGTGCATCAACAATTCAGGAGTCTTCTAGAGACGAACAAAGCTACCAGGATGCATTTGTTGGAGATCAGACAAGTGCACGGTCATTTTTGCTGAGGTTCAAGAAGCGTCACAATCTGCAGGTCACTGATTCAGAGCGTGAAGAAGGTTTTCAGACCCAAAAGCAGCAACCAGGTGAAAAGGCAACCCTTGAGAATGACGCTGAAGAACAAATCGTCCAAAATCCATTTGTTGAAGATAAGGCCATCACATTTGCAAAGCCGTTTTTGCTGGAGCTTGAGCAGTTTACAGATGAGGACCTTGAGGTCGTTGATTCGGAGAGTGAAATAGCTTTCGAGCACAGTTTTCAAATCCCAGCCAATGACAAATCAGAGTCTCTGCCAAATGGACATTGTGACTCTTCAAATGAAGAGATCCTGAGTGAAGGCGAAAAATCTTCAGCTTTTAGAGATGCTGAAAGCTTAGATGGCAGCGAAGCAACCTCTCAGGAGACTTTTTCCGCAAAAGGACCGCAAGCTGCGTCTACCGAAGGTCAGGTAGAATTTTCACTGGGACTTGAGCACTTTTTGCGTGAGATGGGCCTCATTTTTGAACTCGCCCACATCAGCCCCGGTAGCGGGAGCCATAACGAACTGCGACTCCCAAATCTTGCCGCTGACTTGCTCCTCAGCGGGATTCCACTCGAACTTATGGACGGAGACGCTTCGAATATTCCAAAGCACTGGCTCGGCAATGTCCTTGCAGAAATTAAACATCGCTTCCCTCGAGAACGCTTGAAGGTTCTGACGAGTCTTGGAGTGCATCAAGCAAGGAATGCTGAGATCCTTTCGGCATTATTTGGGGTGACATTTCCAGATGGATGCAAAAGCTCCGCAAAAGGCCTCTACATGGTTTCCCTTCAAGTCCCGCCCAAGTTCAAAAAGAAGCTCAACTGTGATTTTCTCCTGCTGATGGATGTCGAGGGGCTCTGCTCTTCAACCGACGGTCAGTTAAGCACTTGGGTCAGAGATAACGAAATGGCAACCGTGGCAGCTGGAATGAGCGACGTCTTAATTCAAAACCTCTGCTCACGTTCAGCTTCCGAGCTTGAGACGAACCTCACGCTCGCGGTCAACGCTTTGTTACGCATCAGAGAATGCGGCTCCGTGCCCATCTGCAAAGCTTTAGTCCAGGATGACGGGATAAATACCTCATTAGAAGCCACGCAGTTACAACGTGTGTCGAATATTCTGAAGACTGGCGAGAGAACCCTTGGAGATGCTGACAACATGATTGATCATTCGAAGAAATCAATTCCCTACGTTAGACCGTGGTACAATGAGCCAATCTCCAAATCTGTTGACAGCGAGCACAGTGAGGTGATGCTGAAGTTGAAGCGTACAATGTTTGCGGCATTGAAAGAGGCAGTCCCGCCATCAAAAATATGTGCTTGGCAGGATTTGTTGGCccgtttgtgttttgtttgggaCGCGGTCAAATCAGAATCCTTCTCTGTTAGCCTGCAAAATAAAGACATCGGTATGGCGTTGTCGATATTTTGCGCTGAGATTTTCCAGTGGGAGGAAAGTTTGTGGGAACATATGGAAGGTTGGCTCACGCAAGCCACTAAGACGATCCATTCCACCGAGCCAGATGCTACGGATCCTTCCAGCCAAAACGACTTTCTGTGCGAGTTACAATATGAAGCTAGACGAGAGGTCAAAAGGGAAGTTAACAAACACAAGTCACATTTGAAGGGCGCTTTGAAGGAAAATAAGCTTGATGACGACGTTACCATCTTAAAAAGTATCCTCTTTAGCAAAATGATGGAGCTCGAAGAGCGAGTAACGACGACGACGATCGAAAGACTGGAAAGAATCAACGAGGAGCATTTCTCTTCCACTCAGCACAACCGAATGGAGACCGTGCTGGAATTGGAGCAAAATGCCAGGGTTCAGAAACTTTTAGACAGCAGTGGATCCGAAAACCACTTTGTCAAAGATGAAACTCTAGAAGAAGAATTTGAGGACGCATGGAAGGAGTCGTTGTCCAAATTTGATTTCAGACCTTCAGAAACAGACGATATTACCCAAAGAGTATCGAGACTTCTCACAGCAAACATCTGCAGCCaaggtctccaaaaacactcgtATAAGCTTATGGATTTCGGTCAAAATCAGGCGACGTTCTTCAGAGTGCACGATGAGTACTTTGGATACAGTAGCAGAATGAAAAACttgtttgaaaacaacaaatcaCCAAAAGTTAAAGCTCAGCAACTTGCATGCAACGTCATGGAGCATTACAAGCAGTTTGTCGACGAAAAAGTCAGTTTACCGCAAGACTTCTCCGACAGTTACATCACGGAACTTCTCGAGATGATTGATAAAACCTTGCAAGAAGCACAACTGGAAATCAAAACAGCCTTTGGGGTCGATCTAAAAGTTTTTGTTTGTAACGCCGCTTGCAGAGATTTCCAAAAAGTCCACAATCGCTTCGCCAAGGACGGAGAACTCCTGAAGTCCATTAAAGGCAAAAAAAGTGTACTCACGGCCGATTTCATTTATCAGTTCAGAAAGAGAGACCAGCGTCAAAAGTTGGCTCGTAGGTTCATCTCTGACATCATCCAACCAATAGTGATGGACTACGTCTATGAACCTCTTGGCATGCAAATTGCAGAGGAGATCCAAAGTAAAGCCCCAAAGCATCTCTCCCCACAGGCCTTCCACAAGAGTTTGCTGGAAGAGATCATTATGAAAGACCAATTTGAAAGCTTCACAGAGTACTTATTTTCCTACGACACCTTCAGGTTGAGGAAGATCCAGGAGACAGTCGTGACTCATTTGTCAGACTGGAATGTGAATACGTGGAGGCTCCAGCGTCTCGGGGAGATCGTCGGTAACGTTGCGTCAGCCGTGAGCCAAGTCACAGTAGGGGACAGCCAAGTGCTAAGTGACACCAAGCCAATTCTAAAGCAAGTGTGTCTCGTCCTGGAGGATTCTGGAGACACGTGCATTCCCTGGGAGTCCCTGGAGGGACCGCTTTATAGTATCACCACGGAATGGGATCACTTTGTCACATATTTCATGGAGTTGCTGGCGGAACTGCGCCTGAACCTCGCACAGGCTTTTTCCCAACACATGAGTGGCGACCAACTGCTTGACCGCCTTCCCACTCAGCCAAGAGACTGCCTTTTCAACAAACTCAAAGGCTGCCATGCCCGATGTCCAGCGTGCAGTGCACCatgtgaagtggaacaaactgGACATGAGCTTCACGAGACCTTGCTCCACAGGCCCAAATGCATGTCGGAGCCCACTTCTCTGATCAGCCCTGAAAGCACAAACCTAGATAACCTGGAAGCACAAGATATCACTGTGGCTTGCTGGCAACTCCAAGACCTCCATCCAGACTGGAATCTTTCAACCAAAGAGGCGAGCAGCAGTCCTTACTGGAG GTATGCGTTAGCAAGATTTAGCGAGAGGTTGGCAAAGAAATACAATCAGAAGCCACCAGTGATTCCAGAAGAGTGGAAGGCCATCACGAAAAAAGAGGCCTTGGACAGTCTGAGGGACGACGGCCTTCTCAGTGGACAGCCTTAA
- the si:dkey-202l22.3 gene encoding 7 transmembrane receptor domain-containing protein, whose amino-acid sequence MDTLLKEDFDMSANTSHQDLLSENKSLGLDQSDPLDMFTGMELLLRFKLLFMPLYCLVVVIAGVGNSFLLSCILMDKKLHNATNFFIGNLAAGDLLMCLSCVPLTMSYAFDSHGWAFGRALCHLVPLVQCATVFASVLSLTAIAVDRYVVLAHPVRRRISLCGCSAVTSAVWLLSLALAAPPSFYTRYLDLRPSGIDLVVCEEFWPENGNLRLLYSCFILIASYMIPLLSVSVSYCAISISLKRYSVPGEQGSRRRHWKQKRRRTFSLLGASVLAFALCWLPLQVLNLLLDLDPDCDIIGKRYINVLQVCCHLVAMSSSCYNPFIYASLHSKVRKHLRGYLCPCHRPRMVQRSLSGI is encoded by the exons ATGGACACCCTCCTCAAAGAAGACTTTGATATGAGCGCCAACACCAGCCACCAAGACCTACTGTCAGAGAACAAAAGTCTCGGCCTGGACCAAAGTGACCCGTTGGACATGTTTACTGGCATGGAGCTTCTGCTTCGTTTCAAACTTCTCTTCATGCCTCTCTATTGCCTGGTGGTGGTCATAGCTGGCGTGGGCAACTCTTTCCTTTTGTCTTGCATCCTGATGGATAAGAAACTCCATAACGCCACCAACTTTTTCATCGGTAACTTGGCCGCTGGTGACCTGCTGATGTGTCTGAGCTGCGTGCCGTTGACCATGTCCTACGCCTTCGACAGCCACGGCTGGGCTTTCGGGAGAGCGCTGTGTCACTTGGTGCCACTGGTGCAATGCGCCACCGTGTTTGCGTCGGTGCTCTCCCTCACTGCCATCGCCGTCGACCGATACGTTGTGCTAG cTCACCCGGTCCGTCGGAGGATATCTTTGTGCGGTTGCAGTGCAGTGACCTCAGCCGTGTGGCTTCTATCTCTGGCCTTGGCCGCTCCTCCGTCCTTCTACACACGTTACTTGGACCTCCGGCCCAGCGGCATCGACCTGGTGGTTTGCGAAGAATTCTGGCCGGAAAACGGAAACCTTCGACTGCTGTACTCCTGCTTCATCCTAATCGCCTCCTACATGATCCCACTGTTGTCCGTGAGCGTCTCGTACTGTGCCATCAGCATCAGTCTGAAGCGCTACTCCGTGCCCGGGGAGCAGGGGAGCAGGAGGCGACACTGGAAGCAAAAGAGGAGACGGACCTTCTCGTTACTGGGGGCTTCAGTGCTGGCCTTTGCTCTGTGTTGGCTGCCTTTGCAG gtaCTCAACCTGTTGTTGGACCTGGACCCGGACTGCGACATCATCGGCAAGCGCTACATTAACGTCTTGCAAGTGTGCTGTCATTTAGTGGCCATGAGCTCATCTTGCTACAACCCCTTCATCTACGCCTCGCTGCACAGCAAGGTACGCAAACACCTGAGAGGCTACCTGTGCCCCTGTCACAGACCAAGGATGGTGCAGAGATCCTTGTCCGGGATCTGA
- the LOC133155552 gene encoding uncharacterized protein LOC133155552 isoform X2, which yields MRTSALFFGGSGLNEAQKIGDHFGHQQEPLPYMVSQPLPWQVHSVSHSRRSSKAEELDGFRRNSMGVYRKYSNASNGTCCSEVLGPPPLSPVDKAAATIQTHFRKFQQKKLKNGK from the exons ATGAGAACTTCAGCCTTGTTCTTCGGGGGCTCTGGTTTGAATGAAGCACAAAAG ATAGGAGACCACTTTGGTCACCAGCAGGAGCCTCTGCCATACATGGTGTCCCAGCCTTTGCCCTGGCAGGTGCATTCCGTGTCACACAGCCGCAGAAGCAGCAAAGCAGAGGAG CTGGATGGCTTCAGAAGGAACAGCATGGGTGTGTACAGAAAGT ACTCCAACGCCAGTAACGGCACGTGCTGCAGTGAAGTGCTAGGGCCGCCCCCCCTCAGCCCCGTGGACAAGGCCGCGGCCACCATCCAGACTCACTTCAGGAAGTTTCAGCAGAAGAAGTTAAAGAATGGCAAATAG